In Phragmites australis chromosome 17, lpPhrAust1.1, whole genome shotgun sequence, the following are encoded in one genomic region:
- the LOC133897595 gene encoding uncharacterized protein LOC133897595 translates to MTFDPLATLHPKSKHWIVCVRVSRKWEYRGGTDDGPIAHIDLVLADEKGDAIYAEIPSSEVDVISPLIEEGGIYIISRFRVSRAKSLYRPIDAPYMIEFTCYTKVYPAKNLPETFPRYVYNLTPFAELPKYAGENKYFLDVLGIISEVSDTTLLQLPNQSAATLNRNIILKDLSNVEIKLTLWGQRAAEFTIDEVYNEEQGKPIVVLIVGNLMKSFAGEEYLSGNTACRWYFNPAIPEAEEFYNSTHNQRLTIKRTAAPPHQTARLQGSLQLEDKHLLDLETMDPYDFPEGGCRCTVTITRLILTTPWWFPSCNRCNRACTPSGDGYKCNTCSCTGYRFKYKLSFIANDGTAEAEMIAFREVARRIVGKPVQQVLRLARFANDTPPPDIAAIVSLKFAFAVALTEQSYYNPKRTYQITSIVASYGRQHTVPHIKLNQPKQLPICQTADPIL, encoded by the exons ATGACATTCGATCCACTCGCCACACTCCATCCGAAATCCAAACACTGGATAGTTTGCGTCCGTGTCTCACGGAAATGGGAGTATCGTGGTGGCACCGACGATGGACCAATAGCTCACATAGACCTTGTGCTTGCCGATGAAAAG GGAGATGCCATATATGCTGAGATACCAAGCTCTGAAGTGGATGTCATAAGTCCTTTGATCGAAGAAGGTGGCATCTATATCATCAGCCGTTTTAGAGTATCAAGGGCCAAATCTCTGTACAGGCCAATTGATGCACCTTACATGATTGAGTTCACATGCTACACCAAGGTATATCCAGCAAAGAACCTGCCTGAAACATTCCCAAGATATGTCTATAACCTCACACCTTTTGCCGAGCTACCAAAATACGCTGGTGAAAACAAATACTTCCTAG ATGtccttggaatcatctccgaaGTTTCTGACACAACTTTGCTACAACTCCCAAATCAATCAGCTGCCACTCTAAATAGAAACATAATCCTCAAGGATCTCAG CAATGTCGAGATTAAGCTAACCTTATGGGGACAGCGTGCTGCTGAGTTTACCATCGATGAAGTTTACAATGAAGAACAAGGTAAACCAATTGTTGTGCTCATCGTTGGCAACCTCATGAAAAGTTTCGCTG GTGAAGAATACCTAAGTGGAAATACTGCATGCCGCTGGTATTTTAACCCTGCAATTCCAGAAGCTGAAGAGTTTTATAACAG CACTCACAACCAGCGGCTCACAATCAAGCGTACCGCTGCTCCTCCACATCAAACAGCACGACTACAAGGATCACTACAGCTCGAAGATAAGCATCTTCTTGACTTAGAAACAATGGACCCATATGATTTTCCG GAGGGTGGATGCCGCTGCACCGTTACTATAACACGCCTAATCTTGACCACACCATGGTGGTTCCCATCATGTAACAGGTGCAACAGAGCCTGCACACCAAGTGGCGATGGTTACAAATGCAACACATGTTCCTGTACTGGCTATCGCTTCAA GTACAAACTGTCCTTCATTGCAAACGATGGAACTGCAGAAGCTGAAATGATAGCTTTCAGAGAAGTTGCTCGCCGCATTGTTGGTAAACCAGTCCAGCAGGTGTTGAGATTAGCAAGATTCGCAAatgacacccccccccccgataTTGCAGCCATAGTATCCTTAAAATTCGCCTTTGCAGTTGCTCTAACAGAGCAGAGCTACTATAATCCCAAGAGAACATACCAGATCACTTCCATCGTCGCTTCTTATGGGAGACAACATACAGTCCCACATATAAAACTCAACCAGCCCAAGCAACTACCAATCTGCCAGACAGCTGACCCAATACTCTAG
- the LOC133897685 gene encoding sugar transport protein 14-like gives MAGGFAGGEVGAGRAEFYEGKITSYFILACIVGSFGGSLFGYDLGVSSGVTSMDDFLIKFFPDVYARKHAHLHETDYCKYDNQVLTLFTSSLYFAGLVSTFGASYVTKRRGRRASIMVGAASFFLGGAINAAAMNVAMLIVGRVLLGAGIGFGNQAVPLYLSEIAPYRIRGAVNQLFQLTTCLGILVADVINYFTDRLHPWGWRLSLGLAMGPATAIFVGALFLPETPNSLVERGKLEEARRVLEKVRGTHKVDAEFEDLKEASEAARAVKGTFRNLLATRNRPQLVIGALGIPAFQQLSGMNSILFYSPVIFQSLGFGSSAALYSSIITGSMLVVGALISMVTVDRLGRRFLFIEAGIQMISSMVVVAVILALKFGHGQELTKGVSTVLVVAICLFVVAYGWSWGPLGWLVPSELFPLEMRSAGQSVVVCVNLFWTAAVAQCFLAALCHLRWGVFVLFAALIVVMSIFIILLLPETKQVPIEEIWMLFDRHWYWKRIVRKDPKYQGHHHHQQQEMAGNGSSC, from the exons ATGGCGGGGGGattcgccggcggcgaggtcggCGCGGGGAGGGCGGAGTTCTACGAGGGGAAGATCACAAGCTACTTCATCCTCGCCTGCATCGTCGGCTCCTTCGGAGGATCCCTCTTCGGCTATGATCTCGGAGTCTCCA GTGGTGTGACGTCCATGGACGACTTCCTGATCAAGTTCTTCCCGGACGTGTACGCGCGGAAGCACGCGCACCTGCACGAGACGGACTACTGCAAGTACGACAACCAGGTGCTGACGCTCTTCACCTCGTCGCTCTACTTCGCCGGCCTCGTCTCCACCTTCGGCGCCTCCTACGTCACCAAGCGCCGCGGCCGCCGTGCCAGCATCATGGTCGGCGCCGCCAGCTTCTTCCTCGGCGGCGCCATCAACGCCGCCGCCATGAACGTCGCCATGCTCATCGTCGGCCGCGTCCTCCTCGGCGCCGGCATCGGTTTCGGTAATCAGGCCGTCCCGCTCTACCTCTCCGAGATCGCGCCGTACCGCATCCGCGGCGCCGTCAACCAGCTCTTCCAGCTCACCACCTGCCTCGGTATCCTCGTCGCCGACGTCATCAACTACTTCACCGACAGGCTGCACCCGTGGGGGTGGCGCCTCTCGCTGGGGCTCGCCATGGGCCCCGCCACCGCCATCTTCGTCGGCGCGCTCTTCCTGCCCGAGACGCCCAACAGCCTCGTCGAGCGCGGGAAGCTAGAGGAGGCCCGGCGCGTGCTGGAGAAGGTGCGCGGCACGCACAAGGTGGACGCCGAGTTCGAGGACCTCAAGGAGGCCAGCGAGGCGGCGCGCGCCGTGAAAGGCACGTTCCGGAACCTGCTCGCAACGCGCAACCGGCCCCAGCTCGTTATCGGCGCGCTCGGCATCCCAGCGTTCCAGCAGCTGTCCGGGATGAACTCCATCCTCTTCTACTCACCCGTCATCTTCCAAAGCCTCGGCTTCGGCTCCTCCGCCGCGCTCTACTCCTCCATCATCACTGGCTCCATGCTCGTCGTCGGCGCCCTCATCTCCATGGTCACCGTAgaccgcctcggccgccgcttcctctTCATTGAGGCCGGCATCCAGATGATCTCCTCCATG GTGGTTGTCGCGGTGATCCTAGCGCTCAAGTTCGGGCACGGCCAGGAGCTGACAAAGGGCGTGAGCACGGTGCTGGTGGTGGCCATCTGCCTCTTCGTGGTCGCCTACGGCTGGTCGTGGGGCCCGCTGGGGTGGCTGGTGCCGAGTGAGCTGTTCCCGCTGGAGATGCGGTCGGCGGGGCAGAGCGTGGTGGTGTGCGTCAACCTCTTTTGGACGGCGGCCGTGGCACAGTGCTTCCTCGCGGCGTTGTGCCACCTCCGGTGGGGCGTGTTCGTGCTCTTCGCCGCGCTCATCGTCGTCATgtccatcttcatcatcctcctcctgccgGAGACCAAGCAGGTGCCCATCGAGGAGATTTGGATGCTCTTCGACAGGCACTGGTACTGGAAGCGCATCGTCCGCAAGGACCCCAAGTACCAGGgacatcaccaccaccagcagcaggaAATGGCGGGAAATGGAAGCAGCTGCTAG
- the LOC133896890 gene encoding uncharacterized protein LOC133896890: MCRPRTAPAAAAQHSTAHRPQHSTLHAQHSTHSAAVPLLRRPQSTARVLTRRPSRSRPPRARTAALTAACPPRRRAPTALPAAECRRRARPRSRLRAADAATPVLPTVAPRSQLPRPATRPLARLPAGRRAGRYGTTCRAARAPDRRAALRPRSRLRAADAATPALPAVAPRSRLPRPAARPLARRAGHCATTCRAARAPGRHARPLTRRAPAAATRTRGHATAVRM, encoded by the coding sequence ATGTGCCGTCCGCGGACCGCCCCTGCAGCtgcagcacagcacagcacagcacacagGCCACAGCACAGCACTCTGCACGCACAGCACAGCACACACTCCGCAGCAGTGCCCTTGCTCCGCAGACCGCAGTCCACCGCGCGCGTGCTCACCCGGCGCCCGTCGCGCTCACGCCCGCCGCGCGCCCGCACGGCCGCACTCACAGCCGCCTGCCCGCCGCGGCGCCGCGCTCCCACCGCGCTCCCGGCTGCCGAGTGCCGAcgccgcgcccgcccgcgcTCCCGGCTGCGGGCTGCCGACGCCGCCACGCCCGTGCTCCCGACCGTCGCGCCGCGCTCCCAGCTGCCACGCCCGGCCACCCGCCCGCTCGCCCGCTtgcccgccggccgccgcgctgGCCGCTACGGGACCACCTGCCGCGCCGCCCGCGCTCCCGACCGCCGCGCCGCGCTCCGGCCGCGCTCCCGGCTGCGGGCTGCCGACGCCGCCACGCCCGCGCTCCCGGCCGTCGCGCCGCGCTCCCGGCTGCCACGCCCGGCCGCCCGCCCGCTCGCCCGCCGCGCTGGCCACTGCGCGACCACCTGCCGCGCCGCCCGTGCTCCTGGCCGCCACGCCCGCCCGCTCACCCGCCGCGCTCCCGCCGCCGCAACACGCACACGCGGACACGCCACAGCAGTGAGAATGTGA
- the LOC133897502 gene encoding uncharacterized protein LOC133897502, whose protein sequence is MKRFFKPTSLNTQSTRESRVSEDCDAENDTVVVTPAPATSRIEYKGIKEFRQEFIIADPGLRIPIDEFDHDIRDEVRRAYVLKGPTQPIGHTFPKKRFGKDLRTFCAAWFTKYDWLEYSMEKDAAYCFYCYLFRYDPSESHFGYDVFSKVGFRNWKNAYKSLPEHVGGPNSAHNKARTACEDFKNQKTSVSYKVMTHSKESEAKYEIRLTASLDCASYLLMQGHAFRGHDESSSSSNKGNFLEMIDWYKKRNEEVRIAFEELCPKNVRMLAPSVQKDLAKSCAQEITKEIKKEIGDGYFSILIDESRDISIKEQMAVIVRFVNKEGKVMERFLGLTHVTETTSDALKGALFELLSTHGLDIARVRGQGYDGASNMRGEFNGLQKLIRDENPYAFYVHCFAHQLQLVVVSVVGSCTSIHEFFEYVNMIVTTTSASCKRKDLLSSKHRENLLAKLDSGDIFSGRGKHQETNLARPGDTRWGSHYKTLIRIESMWVAVIEVLGLVQEDARNPTSAGGLMRIMESFNFVFIMKMMLKIFHITSELSLLLQRKDQNIVEAMSLLIDVKARLLNLRNHGWEPLFAEVKTFCKQNEIPIPNMDEIVPRWGQSRRSKISVTQDHYYRVDTFYVALDAINTEMTHRFSELSSELLICFSCLDPRDSFSKFDVHKIARLTEIYDIDFSISDRAVIKDQLETFILHVRRVEDFISCHDLASLAMKMVETQRHIVFPLVYHLIELALVLPVATASVERVFSAMNIIKTDLRNRICDDWLNDLMLCYIERDLFRRLDSNAIKNRFQNMKTRKMNLPKPSSSRHN, encoded by the exons ATGAagagatttttcaaaccaacatCTTTGAATACCCAAAGTACGAGGGAGAGTAGAGTTAGTGAAGATTGTGATGCAGAAAATGATACAGTAGTTGTCACTCCTGCTCCTGCAACTTCTCGGATAGAATACAAAGGTATTAAAGAATTTAGGCAAGAGTTTATTATTGCCGATCCGGGACTTCGTATTCCAATAGATGAATTTGATCATGATATTAGAGATGAAGTTAGAAGAGCTTATGTGTTGAAGGGTCCGACTCAACCAATTGGACATACTTTCCCCAAAAAAAGGTTTGGTAAAGATTTAAGGACTTTTTGTGCAGCATGGTTTACTAAATATGATTGGCTAGAATATAGTATGGAGAAGGATGCAGCTTATTGTTTCTATTGCTATCTTTTTAGATATGATCCCTCAGAGTCTCATTTTGGGTATGATGTATTTTCAAAAGTAGGATTTAGAAATtggaagaatgcatataaatcattACCTGAACATGTTGGTGGACCTAATAGTGCCCACAATAAAGCTAGAACAGCATGCGaagatttcaaaaatcaaaagactAGTGTGTCATATAAGGTGATGACTCATAGTAAGGAATCAGAAGCCAAATATGAAATCCGTTTGACTGCATCTTTAGATTGTGCAAGCTATCTCCTAATGCAAGGTCATGCATTTCGTGGACACGatgaatcttcttcttcatcgaacaagggcaattttctagagatgattgattggtacaaaaaaagaaatgaggAAGTGAGGATTGCATTTGAGGAGTTATGTCCTAAAAATGTCCGTATGCTTGCACCATCAGTTCAAAAGGATCTTGCAAAGAGTTGTGCACAGGAGATAACTAAGGAAATAAAGAAAGAGATTGGTGATGGTTATTTCTCTATTCTTATTGATGAATCTCGTGATatatcaatcaaggagcagatGGCCGTAATTGTGAG GTTCGTGAATAAGGAAGGAAAGGTTATGGAAAGATTTTTGGGTCTTACGCATGTCACAGAGACAACATCAGATGCATTGAAAGGAGCTTTATTTGAGTTACTTTCTACACACGGTTTGGACATTGCAAGAGTTCGAGGGCAGGGGTATGATGGAGCTTCGAATATGAGAGGTGAATTCAATGGTCTTCAGAAACTCATCAGAGATGAGAACCCATATGCTTTCTATGTCCATTGTTTTGCACATCAATTGCAATTGGTAGTCGTTTCTGTCGTAGGTAGTTGCACATCTATTCATGAGTTCTTTGAATATGTTAATATGATTGTGACCACAACTAGTGCATCTTGCAAGAGGAAGGATTTATTATCTAGCAAGCACCGTGAGAACTTATTGGCCAAGTTAGATAGCGgtgatattttttctggaagagggaaacatcaagaaactaactTAGCCAGACCCGGGGATACCAGATGGGGTTCTCATTACAAAACTTTAATCCGTATTGAATCCATGTGGGTTGCAGTGATAGAGGTGCTAGGGCTTGTGCAGGAAGATGCCCGAAATCCAACATCAGCAGGTGGTTTGATGAGAATAATGGAGAGCTTCAACTTTGTGTTCATTATGAAGATGATGTTGAAAATTTTTCATATTACAAGTGAGTTATCTCTACTCTTGCAAAGAAAGGATCAAAATATTGTTGAGGCCATGTCATTACTGATTGATGTGAAAGCACGTTTGCTTAACTTGAGGAATCATGGTTGGGAGCCATTATTTGCGGAAGTCAAAACATTTTGTAAACAAAatgagataccaattccaaatATGGATGAAATAGTACCAAGATGGGGCCAATCAAGGCGAAGTAAGATCAGTGTCACTCAAGACCATTATTATCGTGTTGACACCTTTTATGTAGCTCTTGATGCTATAAACACAGAGATGACTCATCGTTTCAGTGAGCTATCTTCAGAGTTGCTTATATGtttttcttgtcttgatccaaGAGATAGTTTCTCAAAGTTTGATGTGCACAAGATTGCTAGACTTACGGagatatatgacatagatttctCCATCAGCGATCGTGCAGTTATAAAAGATCAACttgaaacattcattcttcatgttcgaAGAGTTGAAGATTTTATTAGTTGTcatgatcttgcaagtctagcaATGAAAATGGTAGAAACTCAAAGACATATTGTGTTTCCATTGGTGTACCACCTTATTGAGTTAGCATTGGTACTACCAGTTGCAACAGCATCTGTTGAAAGAGTCTTCTCGGCTATGAACATCATCAAGACTGATTTGCGCAACAGGATATGCGATGATTGGCTCAATGACTTGATGTTGTGTTATATTGAGCGGGATTTATTCAGAAGACTAGATTCTAATGCCATTAAGAACCGGTTTCAAAACATGAAAACAAGGAAGATGAATTTGCCTAAACCTTCTAGTTCTAGACATAATTAG